Proteins encoded in a region of the Pseudonocardia sp. EC080619-01 genome:
- a CDS encoding aldo/keto reductase, translating into MHYRRLGRTGMHVSPLCLGAMMFGSWGEPDHKTSVRIIHRALDAGINFIDTADSYSLGESEAIVGKALIAGRRDDVVLATKFHNPMDVPMGWPGGDPNKRGNSRRWIITAVENSLRRLRTDWIDLYQVHRPDHTTEIEETLSALSDLQRAGKIRSFGSSTFPAHQTVEAQWVAERRQLGRFVTEQPPYSMLAREAEADLLPTAQRYDLGVLSWSPLAGGWLTGAYRKNQERPASRQQQLLPRRYDMNDPANQRKLEAAHALGELADEAGISLIHMALAFVLAHPAITAPIIGPRTMSHLESQLGAEHVTLTSDMLDAIDKIVPPGVTFNGFDSGYVAPELTDASLRRR; encoded by the coding sequence ATGCACTACCGCCGGTTGGGACGCACCGGAATGCACGTCAGCCCTCTGTGTCTTGGGGCAATGATGTTTGGGTCTTGGGGTGAGCCTGATCATAAGACGTCGGTCAGGATTATCCATCGTGCGCTCGACGCGGGGATCAACTTCATCGATACGGCCGATTCCTACTCGCTGGGCGAGTCGGAAGCCATCGTTGGCAAGGCGCTGATCGCTGGTCGCCGCGACGACGTTGTGCTGGCGACGAAGTTCCATAACCCGATGGACGTGCCGATGGGTTGGCCCGGCGGCGACCCGAATAAGCGTGGCAACTCCCGCCGCTGGATCATTACCGCGGTCGAGAACAGCCTGCGCCGGCTGCGGACCGACTGGATCGACCTGTACCAGGTGCATAGACCCGACCACACAACCGAAATCGAGGAAACACTGTCCGCGCTGAGCGACCTGCAGCGCGCGGGCAAGATCCGCTCGTTCGGCTCCTCGACGTTCCCCGCTCACCAGACCGTCGAGGCCCAGTGGGTCGCGGAGCGGCGACAGCTGGGCCGGTTCGTCACCGAACAGCCACCGTATTCGATGCTCGCCCGCGAGGCCGAGGCCGACCTGCTTCCCACCGCGCAGCGTTACGATCTCGGTGTTCTGTCCTGGAGCCCGCTGGCCGGCGGCTGGCTCACTGGCGCGTACCGCAAGAACCAGGAGCGACCAGCCTCCCGCCAGCAGCAGTTGCTCCCCCGCCGCTACGATATGAACGATCCCGCCAACCAGCGCAAACTCGAGGCCGCCCACGCACTCGGCGAGCTGGCGGATGAGGCCGGGATCTCGCTGATTCACATGGCGCTGGCGTTCGTGCTCGCCCACCCGGCCATTACTGCACCAATCATTGGGCCGCGCACGATGTCGCACCTGGAGTCGCAGCTGGGGGCCGAGCACGTTACGTTGACCTCGGACATGCTCGACGCCATCGACAAGATCGTGCCCCCGGGCGTCACGTTCAACGGTTTCGACTCTGGATACGTGGCCCCCGAACTCACCGATGCGAGCCTCCGGCGTCGCTGA
- a CDS encoding FkbO/Hyg5 family chorismatase produces the protein MLDVVVSTDAPSNIRREILGVVEFSSEARPPTIEGGHPVVGVATYRNPRQAVREVWTTSCEVTTGRRGDIVYSQDGRHLFGVLALPDSSRYRDAARTAYRQLVDLIRELDYPHLVRMWNYISGINQPNADGLEVYQDFCQGRAEGFEAAYTDVTGSLPAATGIGAHSGGVVVYFVAERSGSCVHFENPRQVPAHQYPRTYGPRSPSFARATLLRDSNRLFLSGTASIIGHRSVELGRLEGQYNTTLDNIRLLLADIERKCGGTISLGSFSLLKVYVRHAADAPYVRQRLREVIGPRVPIEVFTVDICRSELLLEIEGVLHVELADAADPHDHLGAGKWIGAGGQRAHP, from the coding sequence ATGCTCGATGTAGTGGTGTCTACGGATGCCCCCTCGAATATCCGTAGGGAAATACTTGGAGTCGTCGAGTTCAGCAGCGAGGCCCGACCGCCCACTATCGAGGGGGGCCACCCGGTAGTCGGGGTCGCCACGTACCGGAATCCACGACAAGCGGTCCGCGAAGTGTGGACTACCAGTTGCGAGGTCACGACGGGCCGCCGAGGCGATATCGTCTACAGCCAAGACGGCAGGCACCTGTTTGGAGTACTCGCACTACCTGATTCCAGTCGGTACCGCGATGCGGCTAGGACAGCTTATCGACAGCTCGTCGACTTGATCCGCGAGCTCGACTACCCGCACTTGGTCCGCATGTGGAACTACATTTCCGGCATCAACCAGCCGAACGCGGACGGCTTGGAGGTCTACCAAGACTTCTGCCAGGGACGAGCCGAGGGCTTCGAGGCCGCCTACACGGATGTGACCGGCAGCCTGCCAGCCGCCACTGGAATCGGAGCGCACAGCGGTGGCGTGGTGGTGTACTTCGTCGCCGAGAGGTCGGGCAGCTGCGTTCATTTCGAGAATCCCCGACAGGTGCCTGCGCACCAGTATCCACGGACCTACGGACCCCGTTCACCGAGCTTTGCCAGGGCCACGCTATTGCGCGACTCCAATAGGCTCTTCCTGTCCGGTACGGCTAGCATCATCGGTCACCGTTCTGTCGAGCTGGGGCGTCTCGAAGGACAGTACAATACGACGCTCGACAACATTCGCCTTCTTCTCGCAGATATCGAGCGGAAATGTGGCGGCACGATCAGTCTCGGGTCCTTCAGTCTGTTAAAGGTTTACGTCCGACACGCGGCCGACGCACCGTACGTCCGGCAGAGGTTGCGTGAGGTAATCGGCCCCCGCGTTCCTATTGAGGTCTTCACCGTCGACATCTGTCGAAGCGAGCTACTGCTCGAGATCGAGGGGGTGCTCCATGTCGAGCTCGCCGATGCCGCCGATCCGCATGATCATCTCGGCGCTGGAAAGTGGATCGGAGCGGGTGGGCAGAGAGCGCATCCGTAG
- a CDS encoding methyltransferase codes for MDQQPVAQSIMALADLATPMSVRVAATLGLVEHAGDEGATAEQLAAETGSFTPAIRCLLDHLVSVGVFDHDPETGLYWPTSLGAQMGEDSSAGFKILLDINTAGGRGELAFVDLLKTVTTGESAYVSRYGREFWDDLAAHPHLRRTFDAQMNWRFRKQAPQIAERFDWSRFSKILDVGGGDGIVLDAILRAHPGVRGQVLDLKPTADAAARRFAAAGLEGRASAVPGSFFNPLPTGADVYLLSDIVHDWDDDHARQILVRCRDAAADDAAIVLIEPVRGHGASTGIDLFMLLCFGGRERTVDELTRLAAEAGLETLNVAPVADGRMALEFAIAPDGHRFS; via the coding sequence ATGGACCAACAGCCGGTAGCACAGTCGATCATGGCGCTAGCCGACCTCGCCACGCCTATGTCGGTACGCGTGGCTGCGACACTCGGCCTAGTGGAACACGCGGGAGACGAGGGAGCGACGGCCGAGCAACTCGCCGCCGAGACCGGCTCCTTCACCCCAGCCATTCGCTGCCTGCTCGACCACCTCGTGAGCGTCGGGGTGTTCGACCATGATCCAGAGACGGGCCTCTATTGGCCAACCAGCCTCGGCGCGCAAATGGGCGAAGATTCCTCAGCCGGGTTCAAGATCCTCCTGGATATCAACACCGCCGGTGGGCGTGGCGAGCTCGCCTTCGTCGATCTCCTGAAAACAGTTACCACGGGCGAGTCCGCCTACGTCAGCCGGTACGGACGCGAGTTCTGGGACGACTTGGCTGCCCACCCGCACCTGCGGCGCACCTTCGACGCCCAGATGAACTGGCGATTCCGGAAACAGGCGCCGCAGATTGCCGAACGCTTCGACTGGAGCCGCTTCTCCAAAATTCTAGACGTGGGAGGAGGAGATGGCATCGTGCTCGACGCAATCCTGCGCGCCCACCCCGGAGTGCGCGGCCAGGTCCTGGATCTCAAGCCGACCGCCGACGCAGCGGCCCGAAGGTTCGCGGCGGCTGGCCTTGAGGGCCGGGCGAGCGCCGTTCCGGGCAGCTTCTTCAATCCGCTACCCACGGGCGCAGACGTTTACCTGCTATCCGACATTGTGCACGACTGGGACGACGACCACGCCCGGCAAATCCTCGTCCGCTGCCGAGACGCCGCCGCGGACGACGCAGCGATCGTGCTGATCGAGCCGGTGCGAGGGCACGGTGCCAGCACCGGGATCGACCTGTTCATGTTGCTGTGCTTCGGTGGCCGGGAGAGAACTGTGGACGAGTTGACCCGACTCGCCGCCGAGGCCGGGCTGGAGACGCTCAACGTCGCACCAGTCGCGGACGGTCGGATGGCGCTGGAGTTCGCCATTGCGCCCGACGGCCATCGTTTCAGCTGA
- a CDS encoding type II 3-dehydroquinate dehydratase: MVELLLLNGPNLGILGRRQPEIYGTDTLADINAAVGQEVAERGWTVTEVQREGEGELVTAVQDAYDTVGAIVNPGALMIAGWSLRDALANYPRPWIEVHLSNVWAREQFRHESVLAPIATGVIAGLGALGYRLAARALMEAIPAE; the protein is encoded by the coding sequence ATAGTGGAGCTGCTTCTTCTAAACGGGCCCAACCTGGGCATCCTGGGCCGACGACAACCAGAGATCTATGGCACCGATACGCTGGCCGATATCAACGCCGCGGTCGGACAGGAGGTAGCCGAGCGCGGCTGGACTGTGACCGAAGTCCAGCGCGAAGGCGAGGGCGAGCTAGTCACGGCCGTACAGGACGCCTACGACACGGTGGGCGCCATCGTGAACCCTGGTGCGCTGATGATCGCGGGATGGAGCCTTCGAGACGCGCTGGCCAACTACCCGCGGCCATGGATCGAAGTGCACCTGTCGAATGTGTGGGCCCGAGAGCAGTTCCGGCACGAGTCGGTGCTAGCCCCAATTGCCACCGGGGTAATCGCCGGCCTCGGCGCTCTCGGTTACCGGCTGGCGGCCCGCGCCCTCATGGAGGCCATTCCCGCGGAGTGA
- a CDS encoding 3-deoxy-7-phosphoheptulonate synthase, which translates to MTMTATPDLMGAHQPAWPDAGALRATTGTLRWLPPLVEPEECAQLLDDLAAVTRGERVVLQAGECAELFTDSSPVRIRAKADQLYELGTRLRRTGRAPILVGRLAGQYAKPRSRPVETRDDGVEIPVYLGDAVNGRTPTVQARRPDPQRLLNAYAHAARGLRTLATGPATYTSHEALLLDYERALLRPDPFRGGRFASSAHTIWIGERTRAVDGPHIEFAAGVTNPVGVKIGPGAAPSEVSTLVARLSRGHPPGRLSLIVRMGPRHVDEQLPSIVRALGEDAPRVVWLSDAMHGNTIRSATGLKTQVLSKMIDEVEQFCAVLRAHGLHPGGLHLEITPDDVCECVNGDADLATGPTRYRSACDPRLNPKQADILVDRFSELLSD; encoded by the coding sequence ATGACCATGACCGCCACACCAGATCTCATGGGCGCGCACCAACCCGCCTGGCCGGATGCTGGCGCTCTGCGAGCAACAACCGGCACACTACGGTGGCTCCCACCGCTGGTCGAGCCGGAGGAGTGCGCCCAACTGCTAGACGACCTCGCGGCGGTCACACGCGGAGAGCGAGTTGTGCTGCAGGCTGGCGAATGCGCTGAGCTGTTTACAGATTCCTCACCGGTCCGGATCCGAGCGAAGGCCGACCAGCTGTATGAGCTCGGGACGCGGTTGCGCCGCACCGGACGCGCACCGATCCTTGTAGGTCGGCTGGCTGGGCAGTACGCCAAGCCGCGCTCCCGGCCGGTAGAGACCCGCGACGACGGCGTCGAGATCCCCGTCTACCTTGGCGACGCGGTCAATGGCCGGACGCCAACGGTGCAGGCCCGGCGACCCGACCCACAGCGGCTGCTGAACGCCTATGCACACGCTGCGCGGGGCCTGCGCACGCTGGCGACCGGACCGGCCACGTACACCAGCCACGAGGCGCTCCTGCTGGACTACGAGCGTGCGCTGCTGCGTCCGGACCCGTTCCGGGGCGGACGGTTCGCGTCCTCGGCTCACACGATCTGGATCGGTGAGCGCACCCGCGCTGTCGACGGCCCCCACATCGAGTTCGCCGCCGGCGTCACGAACCCGGTGGGAGTGAAAATCGGGCCGGGCGCTGCCCCGTCCGAAGTGTCGACACTCGTCGCCCGGTTGTCGCGGGGGCACCCACCGGGCCGGCTTAGCCTGATCGTGCGGATGGGCCCCCGGCATGTCGATGAGCAACTGCCGTCGATCGTCCGGGCGCTGGGGGAGGACGCGCCACGCGTCGTCTGGTTGTCCGACGCGATGCACGGCAACACTATCCGCTCGGCGACAGGGCTAAAGACCCAAGTGCTGAGTAAGATGATCGACGAGGTCGAACAGTTCTGTGCGGTGTTGCGGGCCCACGGGCTGCACCCCGGCGGCCTGCATCTGGAAATCACGCCGGACGACGTATGCGAATGCGTGAACGGCGACGCAGACTTAGCGACGGGACCAACAAGATATCGCTCAGCCTGCGATCCGCGATTAAACCCGAAGCAAGCGGATATACTTGTAGATCGATTTTCAGAGCTACTTTCTGACTGA
- a CDS encoding FAD-binding oxidoreductase encodes MNGNARIGRRGFLMGTTAAGAAATVLGPSVLAPAQAAPPTGTGTAPVVVTPADGRYDDVVQGVNPRYVGQPEAVYMVDSPDQVADVVRRAVLGDKRLTVRSGGHCLEGFVYNPETQVVLDLSQMSRVYFDAQLGAIAVEPGAVVADMYERLYKTWGVTIPAGIFHSVGAGGHFAGGGHGHLARLHGMAVDHLYAVEVVVVDAERTVRAVVATRDPDDPNRDLWWAHSGGGGGNFGVVTRYLFRSPGALGNDPRKILPQPPAEVLYSTVSLPWSEMTQERFSRLLKNVGAFHEKNKDPTSPYLAVTGGMIMPHCSGGQLTLGTQVHGSPPGAQRLLDRYLAEALDGLGPVQRSTAQRLSWLQSVAFNGGASNHPTIRGDYKSSYMRANFTDRQVEAFYRFLTRPDIENPKIGVSISGYGGRINAVDRNATAFAHRDCSLNLLWSVEWEDPADDVKNITWNREFYGSVHADTGGVPVPDGVTGGCYVNDVDTDIANPTFNRSTSAWHDLYYRDNYAHLRQAKARWDPLNFFRHAMSVQLP; translated from the coding sequence GTGAACGGTAACGCTCGGATTGGGCGGCGGGGTTTCCTCATGGGAACGACCGCGGCGGGCGCCGCAGCCACGGTGCTAGGCCCGTCCGTGCTTGCGCCCGCGCAGGCGGCGCCGCCGACGGGCACGGGCACCGCGCCCGTCGTCGTGACGCCGGCAGACGGGCGCTACGACGACGTGGTTCAGGGCGTCAATCCCCGCTACGTCGGCCAACCTGAAGCTGTGTACATGGTGGACTCGCCGGACCAGGTCGCCGATGTCGTCAGGCGGGCTGTCCTCGGAGACAAGCGGCTCACGGTGCGCAGCGGTGGCCACTGCCTCGAGGGTTTCGTATACAACCCGGAGACCCAGGTCGTACTGGACCTCTCCCAGATGAGCCGCGTCTACTTCGACGCCCAGCTCGGGGCAATCGCCGTAGAGCCAGGCGCCGTCGTCGCAGACATGTACGAGCGGCTGTACAAGACATGGGGCGTCACCATCCCGGCGGGAATCTTCCACTCAGTCGGTGCCGGCGGGCATTTCGCGGGCGGAGGGCACGGGCATCTCGCGCGACTCCATGGGATGGCCGTGGACCATCTCTACGCGGTGGAGGTGGTCGTAGTCGACGCCGAACGCACAGTACGTGCCGTGGTCGCGACGCGAGATCCCGACGATCCCAATCGTGACCTTTGGTGGGCCCACAGCGGCGGCGGTGGCGGGAACTTCGGCGTCGTCACCCGCTACCTGTTCCGTTCCCCGGGGGCGCTGGGGAACGACCCTCGCAAGATCCTTCCCCAGCCCCCGGCGGAGGTGCTCTACAGCACCGTCTCGTTGCCGTGGAGCGAGATGACCCAGGAGCGGTTCAGCAGGCTGCTGAAGAACGTCGGGGCCTTCCATGAGAAGAACAAGGACCCGACGTCGCCCTACCTGGCGGTGACCGGTGGGATGATCATGCCGCACTGTTCCGGCGGTCAGCTGACCTTGGGAACCCAGGTACACGGCAGCCCGCCCGGTGCCCAGCGGCTGCTCGACCGCTACTTGGCGGAGGCCCTCGATGGTCTCGGCCCGGTCCAACGGTCCACCGCACAGCGGCTGTCGTGGCTGCAGTCAGTGGCGTTCAACGGTGGCGCGTCGAACCACCCGACAATACGAGGGGACTATAAGTCCTCCTATATGCGAGCAAACTTTACAGACCGCCAGGTCGAGGCGTTCTACCGGTTCCTCACGCGGCCGGATATCGAGAACCCAAAGATCGGCGTGTCGATCTCTGGGTACGGTGGGCGAATCAACGCGGTCGACAGGAACGCCACAGCGTTCGCACACCGCGATTGCTCGCTGAACCTGCTGTGGTCGGTCGAATGGGAGGATCCTGCTGACGACGTCAAGAACATCACCTGGAATCGGGAGTTCTACGGATCCGTGCACGCGGACACCGGCGGCGTTCCGGTCCCGGATGGCGTTACCGGTGGCTGCTATGTCAACGACGTTGATACCGACATCGCAAACCCGACGTTCAACAGGTCCACGTCGGCGTGGCACGACCTGTACTACAGGGATAACTACGCGCATCTCCGGCAGGCCAAGGCGCGGTGGGATCCCCTCAACTTCTTCCGGCACGCCATGTCCGTCCAGCTGCCCTGA
- a CDS encoding IS110 family transposase — translation MAQRPVIWIGIDVGKRTHHACAIDTDGKVVFSRKVSNDQAAIEALLARAAEAAQDVRWAIDLTCSYAALLQVVLTAADQQVVYVPGRVVDRMSGVFRGEAKTDARDAKVIAETARMRGADLTTVTATDETTAELARLVAHREDLMADWVRGVNRLRDLLGSIFPGLEAAFDYSTRSALVLVTGFQTPQALRDAGEAGVIEYLRAHRAWAPGIAAMAATAVEVAHAQTVALPSETRTAILVAGLARRLLELDREIKDTDKLITTVFRSHPDAAIIESLPGLGPILGAEFLTATHGGVGPELGGFTSPGRLASYAGLVPVPQDSGRISGNLRRPRRYNRRLRRVFYMAALSSLKVNGPSRAFYQRKRSERMLHTQALLALARRLVDVLWALLRDRRMFTITAPQPAIAA, via the coding sequence GTGGCGCAACGGCCAGTGATCTGGATCGGGATCGACGTCGGGAAGAGGACGCACCATGCGTGCGCGATCGATACCGACGGCAAGGTGGTGTTCTCCCGCAAGGTCAGCAACGACCAGGCCGCGATCGAGGCGTTGCTGGCCCGCGCTGCGGAAGCGGCCCAGGACGTGCGGTGGGCCATCGACCTGACCTGCAGCTATGCGGCGCTGCTGCAGGTGGTCCTCACCGCGGCCGACCAGCAGGTGGTCTATGTCCCCGGTCGGGTCGTCGACCGGATGAGCGGCGTGTTCCGGGGCGAGGCCAAGACCGACGCCCGTGACGCGAAGGTCATCGCCGAGACCGCCCGCATGCGCGGCGCCGACCTCACCACGGTCACCGCCACTGATGAGACCACTGCCGAACTGGCCCGGCTCGTGGCCCATCGCGAGGACCTGATGGCCGACTGGGTGCGCGGGGTCAACCGGCTGCGTGACCTGCTCGGGTCGATCTTTCCCGGTCTCGAGGCGGCATTCGACTATTCCACCCGCAGCGCTCTGGTGCTGGTCACCGGGTTCCAGACACCCCAGGCCCTCCGGGACGCCGGCGAGGCAGGGGTGATCGAGTACCTGCGTGCCCATCGGGCGTGGGCACCGGGTATTGCTGCGATGGCCGCCACCGCGGTCGAGGTCGCCCACGCCCAGACCGTGGCACTGCCCAGCGAGACGCGGACCGCGATCCTTGTTGCCGGCCTGGCCCGACGACTGCTGGAACTCGACCGGGAGATCAAGGACACCGACAAGCTGATCACCACCGTGTTCCGCTCCCACCCGGACGCGGCGATCATCGAGTCGCTGCCCGGTCTCGGACCCATCCTGGGCGCGGAGTTCCTCACCGCCACCCACGGCGGTGTCGGCCCTGAACTGGGCGGATTCACCTCTCCAGGGCGGCTGGCCTCCTACGCCGGACTCGTCCCGGTGCCCCAGGACTCCGGCCGGATCAGCGGGAACCTGCGTCGCCCACGACGCTACAACCGCCGCCTGCGGCGAGTGTTCTACATGGCCGCACTGTCCAGCCTCAAGGTCAATGGCCCGTCCCGGGCCTTCTACCAGCGCAAACGCAGCGAAAGAATGCTTCATACCCAGGCTCTGCTCGCCTTGGCCAGACGCCTGGTCGACGTCCTGTGGGCCCTGCTGCGTGACCGGAGGATGTTCACCATCACCGCACCACAACCCGCTATCGCGGCTTGA
- a CDS encoding condensation domain-containing protein, with the protein MSAPSAKSEVVRFVGETVAIAPMTWSQFGMWDAIKKFRPYDTYLNVSFRVKVPDGRTLDEVMTAVRDMVVRHEGLRTLYYDSPNGTATQEVVGAGEVEVRFEYPTETTAGSLDEMVMHLADRSFDVASELPCRFAVVHVEGRPCWLLAVVSHLSIDGLARNRLVEEFTAQLAGDDHRDGEREVLTPVERALSETSPDGVRKNDRAIARWRRFVETNEVTNFSRQLHGEREPRWLRAVMFSPALGFAFDRVAARNNVTSPAVYVALSAVMVSTLSERSTTVLRCMVSNRYTDAEKRYIGNLSQACAFDVEVAGSDFDTIVQRAMSASIRGYSMGCYRVDEMEQLVDPSLFDAMHNDFRDAAAASRPEELLSEPEIYALTSRTVVDPPQSLRYYDDKFHVEVRGGLGGPAPAVMIDRCFLPFSEPRKILLAMEAFALSVISDSGHRSAVDLFRAALADPAGPTDRKESE; encoded by the coding sequence ATGAGTGCCCCGTCCGCCAAATCCGAGGTTGTGCGATTCGTCGGCGAGACCGTAGCTATTGCGCCGATGACATGGTCGCAGTTCGGAATGTGGGACGCGATCAAGAAATTCCGCCCCTACGACACATATTTGAACGTCAGTTTCCGGGTCAAGGTGCCGGATGGGCGCACGCTGGACGAAGTCATGACAGCCGTCCGCGACATGGTGGTGCGGCATGAAGGGTTACGGACACTCTACTACGACTCGCCGAATGGGACCGCAACGCAGGAGGTTGTCGGCGCGGGAGAGGTCGAGGTGCGGTTCGAGTACCCCACCGAGACGACGGCCGGATCGTTGGACGAGATGGTCATGCACCTGGCCGACCGCTCGTTTGATGTCGCTTCCGAACTGCCGTGCCGGTTCGCTGTCGTCCACGTCGAAGGGCGTCCATGCTGGTTGCTGGCCGTAGTTTCACACCTATCGATCGACGGGCTGGCTCGCAACCGGCTGGTTGAAGAGTTCACGGCACAATTGGCTGGTGACGACCACCGCGATGGCGAGCGGGAGGTCCTGACACCGGTGGAGCGGGCGCTGAGCGAGACGAGCCCGGACGGCGTCCGCAAGAACGATAGAGCAATCGCGCGGTGGCGGCGATTCGTCGAAACGAATGAGGTTACGAACTTCTCGAGGCAGTTGCATGGCGAGCGTGAACCGAGATGGCTACGTGCGGTAATGTTCTCTCCTGCCCTCGGCTTCGCCTTCGACAGGGTCGCCGCACGCAATAATGTTACGTCTCCGGCAGTCTACGTAGCATTATCGGCAGTCATGGTTTCGACATTGTCCGAGCGTTCCACGACTGTGCTTCGATGCATGGTTTCCAATCGATACACGGACGCCGAGAAGCGTTACATCGGCAATCTCTCGCAGGCCTGCGCGTTCGATGTGGAAGTAGCTGGCTCTGACTTCGACACGATCGTCCAACGCGCCATGTCGGCGAGCATCCGCGGATATTCGATGGGCTGCTACCGAGTCGACGAAATGGAACAGCTCGTCGACCCGTCCCTGTTCGACGCAATGCACAACGACTTCCGCGACGCCGCTGCCGCGTCGCGACCTGAGGAACTGCTGTCCGAGCCGGAGATCTACGCACTCACCTCGCGGACGGTCGTCGATCCACCACAGAGCCTGCGGTACTACGACGATAAATTCCACGTCGAGGTGCGCGGCGGTTTGGGCGGGCCGGCCCCAGCCGTCATGATCGATCGCTGCTTCCTTCCCTTCTCCGAGCCACGCAAGATCCTCCTCGCTATGGAGGCGTTCGCGCTGTCCGTGATCTCGGACAGCGGGCACCGCTCAGCCGTCGACCTGTTTCGTGCGGCCCTGGCCGACCCGGCTGGCCCCACCGACCGCAAGGAATCCGAATGA
- a CDS encoding FAD-binding oxidoreductase: MEQPLSCVSPDDTRYEQLARRGFSRRVGAPEHFYLPDTAEQVSEVVGRSFRGQRRLAIRGGGHCAEGFVDVPEIGVVVDLARMRSVAFDSELSAFSVDGGATLEDVNRELFLGWGVTLPAGWCPTVGVGGHVTAGGYGVLSRSLGLVVDYLYAVEVVTVNADGHPEIILATSELFDPNRDLWWALTGGGSSFGVVTRYLFRDRNATGTSPEQLLPQAPSRMLQFSCEWPWDGIDEPRFIRLVRNHAEWCSRNAISTHSNSRVYSDLILNTRNLGCHRMIGQIHGPDAGSLLESLIAEMSNGIGAPAHVHRNWLPFLTSTRGGQDSGGNHSRFKLKSGYRSEALDDHQVRIIYRYLARSPYSGFHGSVSQKSYGGRINDTPPHATATATRDATMLITYVAEWDEASDDEANDGWVRRLYGDVYRHSGGVPRASDGAYIGYADKDLADPSLNHGAPWHQLYFKHNFPRLQDVKRRYDLHDFFRHGLSVPRLA, translated from the coding sequence GTGGAACAGCCCCTGTCGTGCGTGAGTCCCGACGACACGAGATACGAGCAGCTAGCACGCCGGGGCTTTTCCCGGCGGGTAGGCGCGCCAGAGCACTTCTATCTTCCGGACACCGCGGAGCAGGTGTCGGAGGTGGTCGGCCGATCGTTTCGAGGTCAGAGACGACTGGCCATCCGAGGGGGCGGCCACTGTGCTGAGGGATTCGTTGACGTCCCCGAGATCGGGGTCGTTGTCGACCTCGCCAGAATGAGATCGGTTGCGTTCGACAGCGAACTGAGTGCGTTCTCGGTCGATGGTGGAGCGACCCTCGAGGACGTGAATCGCGAACTCTTCTTGGGGTGGGGAGTCACGCTCCCGGCCGGCTGGTGCCCGACCGTGGGCGTCGGCGGGCACGTCACCGCGGGCGGGTACGGCGTTCTCTCCAGGAGCCTGGGGCTCGTCGTCGATTACCTGTACGCGGTCGAGGTCGTCACGGTCAACGCAGACGGTCATCCCGAGATCATCTTGGCCACATCCGAACTGTTCGACCCAAACCGCGATCTGTGGTGGGCGCTCACCGGCGGCGGCAGCTCGTTCGGCGTCGTCACCCGCTACCTGTTCCGGGACAGGAATGCCACGGGCACGAGCCCAGAGCAGCTCCTGCCGCAAGCCCCGAGCCGAATGCTGCAATTCTCCTGCGAGTGGCCATGGGACGGGATCGACGAACCCCGCTTTATCCGGCTCGTCCGCAATCACGCCGAGTGGTGCTCCCGAAACGCGATCTCTACTCACTCGAACAGTCGGGTCTATTCCGATCTCATACTGAACACTCGCAACTTAGGATGCCACCGGATGATCGGGCAGATTCACGGCCCGGATGCCGGATCGTTACTAGAATCACTAATTGCCGAGATGAGTAACGGCATAGGAGCGCCCGCGCATGTCCACCGAAACTGGCTACCGTTCCTGACATCAACTCGCGGCGGCCAGGACAGTGGAGGGAACCACAGCCGCTTCAAGCTGAAGTCCGGGTACCGGAGTGAGGCTCTGGACGACCACCAGGTGCGAATCATATATCGCTATCTCGCGCGGTCTCCATACTCAGGATTCCACGGCTCGGTGAGCCAGAAGTCATATGGGGGGCGGATCAACGACACGCCCCCGCACGCCACGGCGACCGCGACACGGGACGCCACAATGCTAATTACGTACGTTGCGGAGTGGGACGAGGCGTCCGATGATGAGGCGAACGACGGGTGGGTCCGTCGGCTCTACGGTGACGTATACCGCCATAGCGGAGGCGTGCCGAGGGCGTCCGATGGAGCGTACATCGGATATGCCGACAAGGATCTCGCAGATCCGTCGCTCAACCACGGGGCGCCGTGGCATCAGCTCTACTTCAAGCACAACTTTCCCCGGCTGCAGGACGTCAAACGACGATACGATCTTCACGACTTCTTCAGGCACGGCCTGTCAGTCCCGCGGCTCGCCTAG
- a CDS encoding IS3 family transposase: MAGTTFATRTEAEHAPIHYLDGWYNPRRIQAKLGGLSPDEYEDTYHRAQRDTDRYPVLRRTGEAHSTNRQLQTGRSCWAEPMRRPTDGNSAWRLRPVLPGDRPAGLVASEWTRGVICDDHRRRCQPPRN, encoded by the coding sequence CTGGCCGGCACCACGTTCGCCACCCGCACCGAGGCCGAGCACGCCCCGATCCACTACCTCGACGGCTGGTACAACCCGCGCCGGATCCAGGCGAAGCTCGGCGGGCTCTCGCCCGACGAGTACGAGGACACCTACCATCGCGCGCAGCGCGACACCGACAGATACCCCGTACTCCGGCGAACCGGGGAAGCTCATTCCACCAACCGGCAACTGCAGACAGGCCGCAGTTGCTGGGCAGAACCCATGCGCCGTCCGACCGACGGGAACTCCGCTTGGCGGTTGCGACCTGTCCTCCCCGGCGACCGTCCAGCTGGCCTCGTAGCGAGCGAATGGACGCGGGGGGTCATCTGTGACGATCATCGCCGTCGATGCCAGCCCCCGAGGAACTAA